One Calliopsis andreniformis isolate RMS-2024a chromosome 9, iyCalAndr_principal, whole genome shotgun sequence genomic window carries:
- the Med gene encoding smad/Smad4 homolog Medea isoform X3, with product MVGLAGGGGHLYPSPPMQPNPELREMTGIAPSAPTSADACLSIVHSLMCHRQGGESEGFSKRAIESLVKKLKEKRDELDSLITAITTNGAHPSKCVTIQRTLDGRLQVAGRKGFPHVIYARIWRWPDLHKNELKHVKYCQFAFDLKCDSVCVNPYHYERVVSPGIDLSGLTLQSGVGVGPGGRLVKDEYSVGGGGSTAAGAVGSPMDVDGEMNQTIQHHPPAQPTTSNNTQPSQQTFIPGLAPSNPTSGEGMFGSNGGGNNGGNPHNKLDDNNCPRQTWIPTPHHPTTRNIHHPVVHPMSHTVGSQQQSLTTSSGGNGAQMLSPSQGQSTEAFYGTNTPPQDLNQPPSVDALTASLGEGQSSPVSPVHLHHPNGFPVGTATYNSGAPQWTGANTLTYTQSMQPPDHRHLHPTSYWGGHGGEVGGNIGGLLSTQPAPEYWCSVGYFELDTQVGETFKVSSGCPTVTVDGYVDPSGGNRFCLGALSNVHRTEQSEKARLHIGKGVVLDLRGEGDVWLRCQSEHSVFVQSYYLDREAGRAPGDAVHKIYPSAYIKVFDLRQCHKQMRGQAATAQAAAAAQAAAVAGHLTHGAPITKSLSAAAGIGVDDLRRLCILRLSFVKGWGPDYPRQSIKETPCWIEVHLHRALQLLDEVLHTMPIDGPRGID from the exons TGAGAGAAATGACAGGGATTGCTCCTAGTGCTCCGACTAGTGCAGATGCTTGTTTAAGTATAGTACATTCACTAATGTGCCATCGACAAGGTGGTGAAAGTGAAGGATTTAGCAAGCGGGCCATTGAATCTTTGGTTAAGAAGCTTAAA GAAAAGCGAGATGAATTGGATAGCTTAATAACTGCTATCACCACAAATGGAGCACATCCCAGTAAATGTGTCACAATACAGAGAACTCTTGACGGTAGGCTACAAGTTGCCGGTCGTAAGGGTTTCCCACATGTTATTTATGCACGAATCTGGAGATGGCCAGATTTACACAAAAACGAATTAAAACATGTCAAATACTGCCAGTTTGCTTTTGATTTAAAGTGCGATTCTGTATGTGTAAATCCGTATCACTATGAGAGAGTTGTATCTCCAGGCATAG ACCTGTCTGGACTGACTCTGCAATCAGGAGTAGGCGTAGGACCAGGCGGTAGATTGGTCAAAGATGAATACTCTGTGGGAGGTGGAGGAAGTACGGCAGCTGGTGCAGTAGGGTCTCCAATGGATGTTGATGGAGAAATGAACCAAACTATTCAACATCATCCACCTGCGCAACCTACAACATCTAATAACACTCAACCATCTCAACAAACCTTCATACCAGGCTTAGCACCATCTAATCCAA CTAGTGGTGAGGGTATGTTTGGCAGTAATGGGGGAGGGAATAATGGTGGTAACCCCCATAATAAATTGGACGACAATAATTGCCCCAGGCAAACCTGGATTCCTACACCTCATCATCCTACAACACGTAACATCCATCATC CAGTAGTACATCCAATGAGTCACACCGTAGGTAGCCAACAGCAGTCATTGACTACATCTAGTGGAGGTAATGGTGCACAAATGCTGAGTCCTTCACAAGGACAATCCACTGAAGCTTTCTATGGAACTAACACACCTCCTCAAGATCTCAATCAACCACCAAGCGTTGATGCATTAACAGCATCTTTAG GTGAAGGTCAGAGTTCACCTGTATCACCTGTACATCTTCATCATCCAAATGGATTTCCAGTAGGTACAGCTACTTATAATTCAGGAGCACCACAATGGACAGGAGCAAATACTCTAACTTATACACAGAGTATGCAGCCTCCAGATCACAGACATCTTCATCCTACTTCTTATT GGGGAGGTCATGGTGGTGAAGTAGGGGGAAACATTGGTGGTTTACTTTCTACTCAGCCAGCACCTGAATATTGGTGTTCTGTCGGTTATTTCGAATTAGATACTCAAGTAGGCGAAACATTTAAAGTAAGCAGTGGTTGCCCTACAGTTACAGTCGATGGATATGTTGATCCCAGCGGTGGTAATAGATTCTGTTtaggagcattgagtaatgtgcATAGAACAGAGCAAAGCGAAAAAGCACGTCTTCACATAG GAAAAGGAGTTGTCCTAGACTTAAGGGGTGAAGGAGACGTTTGGTTAAGATGCCAAAGTGAACATAGTGTCTTTGTTCAGTCTTATTATTTAGACAGAGAAGCAGGTCGTGCACCTGGCGATGCAGTACACAAAATTTATCCTTCTGCATATATTAAAGTCTTCGATTTACGACAATGTCACAAACAAATGAGAGGACAAGCTGCCACTGCTCAAGCTGCAGCGGCAGCACAAGCTGCTGCCGTAGCAGGACATTTAACGCACGGAGCACCAATTACTAAAA GTCTTAGTGCAGCAGCTGGCATAGGCGTAGATGATCTCCGACGACTTTGCATTCTACGTTTAAGTTTCGTAAAAGGTTGGGGCCCTGACTACCCTCGACAAAGTATAAAGGAAACTCCATGCTGGATAGAG GTACATCTACATAGAGCACTTCAGTTACTGGATGAAGTTTTACATACTATGCCAATAGATGGTCCACGGGGAattgattaa
- the Med gene encoding smad/Smad4 homolog Medea isoform X2, producing MVGLAGGGGHLYPSPPMQPNPELREMTGIAPSAPTSADACLSIVHSLMCHRQGGESEGFSKRAIESLVKKLKEKRDELDSLITAITTNGAHPSKCVTIQRTLDGRLQVAGRKGFPHVIYARIWRWPDLHKNELKHVKYCQFAFDLKCDSVCVNPYHYERVVSPGIDPFFTDLSGLTLQSGVGVGPGGRLVKDEYSVGGGGSTAAGAVGSPMDVDGEMNQTIQHHPPAQPTTSNNTQPSQQTFIPGLAPSNPTSGEGMFGSNGGGNNGGNPHNKLDDNNCPRQTWIPTPHHPTTRNIHHLVHPMSHTVGSQQQSLTTSSGGNGAQMLSPSQGQSTEAFYGTNTPPQDLNQPPSVDALTASLGEGQSSPVSPVHLHHPNGFPVGTATYNSGAPQWTGANTLTYTQSMQPPDHRHLHPTSYWGGHGGEVGGNIGGLLSTQPAPEYWCSVGYFELDTQVGETFKVSSGCPTVTVDGYVDPSGGNRFCLGALSNVHRTEQSEKARLHIGKGVVLDLRGEGDVWLRCQSEHSVFVQSYYLDREAGRAPGDAVHKIYPSAYIKVFDLRQCHKQMRGQAATAQAAAAAQAAAVAGHLTHGAPITKSLSAAAGIGVDDLRRLCILRLSFVKGWGPDYPRQSIKETPCWIEVHLHRALQLLDEVLHTMPIDGPRGID from the exons TGAGAGAAATGACAGGGATTGCTCCTAGTGCTCCGACTAGTGCAGATGCTTGTTTAAGTATAGTACATTCACTAATGTGCCATCGACAAGGTGGTGAAAGTGAAGGATTTAGCAAGCGGGCCATTGAATCTTTGGTTAAGAAGCTTAAA GAAAAGCGAGATGAATTGGATAGCTTAATAACTGCTATCACCACAAATGGAGCACATCCCAGTAAATGTGTCACAATACAGAGAACTCTTGACGGTAGGCTACAAGTTGCCGGTCGTAAGGGTTTCCCACATGTTATTTATGCACGAATCTGGAGATGGCCAGATTTACACAAAAACGAATTAAAACATGTCAAATACTGCCAGTTTGCTTTTGATTTAAAGTGCGATTCTGTATGTGTAAATCCGTATCACTATGAGAGAGTTGTATCTCCAGGCATAG ACCCGTTCTTTACAGACCTGTCTGGACTGACTCTGCAATCAGGAGTAGGCGTAGGACCAGGCGGTAGATTGGTCAAAGATGAATACTCTGTGGGAGGTGGAGGAAGTACGGCAGCTGGTGCAGTAGGGTCTCCAATGGATGTTGATGGAGAAATGAACCAAACTATTCAACATCATCCACCTGCGCAACCTACAACATCTAATAACACTCAACCATCTCAACAAACCTTCATACCAGGCTTAGCACCATCTAATCCAA CTAGTGGTGAGGGTATGTTTGGCAGTAATGGGGGAGGGAATAATGGTGGTAACCCCCATAATAAATTGGACGACAATAATTGCCCCAGGCAAACCTGGATTCCTACACCTCATCATCCTACAACACGTAACATCCATCATC TAGTACATCCAATGAGTCACACCGTAGGTAGCCAACAGCAGTCATTGACTACATCTAGTGGAGGTAATGGTGCACAAATGCTGAGTCCTTCACAAGGACAATCCACTGAAGCTTTCTATGGAACTAACACACCTCCTCAAGATCTCAATCAACCACCAAGCGTTGATGCATTAACAGCATCTTTAG GTGAAGGTCAGAGTTCACCTGTATCACCTGTACATCTTCATCATCCAAATGGATTTCCAGTAGGTACAGCTACTTATAATTCAGGAGCACCACAATGGACAGGAGCAAATACTCTAACTTATACACAGAGTATGCAGCCTCCAGATCACAGACATCTTCATCCTACTTCTTATT GGGGAGGTCATGGTGGTGAAGTAGGGGGAAACATTGGTGGTTTACTTTCTACTCAGCCAGCACCTGAATATTGGTGTTCTGTCGGTTATTTCGAATTAGATACTCAAGTAGGCGAAACATTTAAAGTAAGCAGTGGTTGCCCTACAGTTACAGTCGATGGATATGTTGATCCCAGCGGTGGTAATAGATTCTGTTtaggagcattgagtaatgtgcATAGAACAGAGCAAAGCGAAAAAGCACGTCTTCACATAG GAAAAGGAGTTGTCCTAGACTTAAGGGGTGAAGGAGACGTTTGGTTAAGATGCCAAAGTGAACATAGTGTCTTTGTTCAGTCTTATTATTTAGACAGAGAAGCAGGTCGTGCACCTGGCGATGCAGTACACAAAATTTATCCTTCTGCATATATTAAAGTCTTCGATTTACGACAATGTCACAAACAAATGAGAGGACAAGCTGCCACTGCTCAAGCTGCAGCGGCAGCACAAGCTGCTGCCGTAGCAGGACATTTAACGCACGGAGCACCAATTACTAAAA GTCTTAGTGCAGCAGCTGGCATAGGCGTAGATGATCTCCGACGACTTTGCATTCTACGTTTAAGTTTCGTAAAAGGTTGGGGCCCTGACTACCCTCGACAAAGTATAAAGGAAACTCCATGCTGGATAGAG GTACATCTACATAGAGCACTTCAGTTACTGGATGAAGTTTTACATACTATGCCAATAGATGGTCCACGGGGAattgattaa
- the Med gene encoding smad/Smad4 homolog Medea isoform X6 produces the protein MVGLAGGGGHLYPSPPMQPNPELREMTGIAPSAPTSADACLSIVHSLMCHRQGGESEGFSKRAIESLVKKLKEKRDELDSLITAITTNGAHPSKCVTIQRTLDGRLQVAGRKGFPHVIYARIWRWPDLHKNELKHVKYCQFAFDLKCDSVCVNPYHYERVVSPGIDPFFTDLSGLTLQSGVGVGPGGRLVKDEYSVGGGGSTAAGAVGSPMDVDGEMNQTIQHHPPAQPTTSNNTQPSQQTFIPGLAPSNPTVVHPMSHTVGSQQQSLTTSSGGNGAQMLSPSQGQSTEAFYGTNTPPQDLNQPPSVDALTASLGEGQSSPVSPVHLHHPNGFPVGTATYNSGAPQWTGANTLTYTQSMQPPDHRHLHPTSYWGGHGGEVGGNIGGLLSTQPAPEYWCSVGYFELDTQVGETFKVSSGCPTVTVDGYVDPSGGNRFCLGALSNVHRTEQSEKARLHIGKGVVLDLRGEGDVWLRCQSEHSVFVQSYYLDREAGRAPGDAVHKIYPSAYIKVFDLRQCHKQMRGQAATAQAAAAAQAAAVAGHLTHGAPITKSLSAAAGIGVDDLRRLCILRLSFVKGWGPDYPRQSIKETPCWIEVHLHRALQLLDEVLHTMPIDGPRGID, from the exons TGAGAGAAATGACAGGGATTGCTCCTAGTGCTCCGACTAGTGCAGATGCTTGTTTAAGTATAGTACATTCACTAATGTGCCATCGACAAGGTGGTGAAAGTGAAGGATTTAGCAAGCGGGCCATTGAATCTTTGGTTAAGAAGCTTAAA GAAAAGCGAGATGAATTGGATAGCTTAATAACTGCTATCACCACAAATGGAGCACATCCCAGTAAATGTGTCACAATACAGAGAACTCTTGACGGTAGGCTACAAGTTGCCGGTCGTAAGGGTTTCCCACATGTTATTTATGCACGAATCTGGAGATGGCCAGATTTACACAAAAACGAATTAAAACATGTCAAATACTGCCAGTTTGCTTTTGATTTAAAGTGCGATTCTGTATGTGTAAATCCGTATCACTATGAGAGAGTTGTATCTCCAGGCATAG ACCCGTTCTTTACAGACCTGTCTGGACTGACTCTGCAATCAGGAGTAGGCGTAGGACCAGGCGGTAGATTGGTCAAAGATGAATACTCTGTGGGAGGTGGAGGAAGTACGGCAGCTGGTGCAGTAGGGTCTCCAATGGATGTTGATGGAGAAATGAACCAAACTATTCAACATCATCCACCTGCGCAACCTACAACATCTAATAACACTCAACCATCTCAACAAACCTTCATACCAGGCTTAGCACCATCTAATCCAA CAGTAGTACATCCAATGAGTCACACCGTAGGTAGCCAACAGCAGTCATTGACTACATCTAGTGGAGGTAATGGTGCACAAATGCTGAGTCCTTCACAAGGACAATCCACTGAAGCTTTCTATGGAACTAACACACCTCCTCAAGATCTCAATCAACCACCAAGCGTTGATGCATTAACAGCATCTTTAG GTGAAGGTCAGAGTTCACCTGTATCACCTGTACATCTTCATCATCCAAATGGATTTCCAGTAGGTACAGCTACTTATAATTCAGGAGCACCACAATGGACAGGAGCAAATACTCTAACTTATACACAGAGTATGCAGCCTCCAGATCACAGACATCTTCATCCTACTTCTTATT GGGGAGGTCATGGTGGTGAAGTAGGGGGAAACATTGGTGGTTTACTTTCTACTCAGCCAGCACCTGAATATTGGTGTTCTGTCGGTTATTTCGAATTAGATACTCAAGTAGGCGAAACATTTAAAGTAAGCAGTGGTTGCCCTACAGTTACAGTCGATGGATATGTTGATCCCAGCGGTGGTAATAGATTCTGTTtaggagcattgagtaatgtgcATAGAACAGAGCAAAGCGAAAAAGCACGTCTTCACATAG GAAAAGGAGTTGTCCTAGACTTAAGGGGTGAAGGAGACGTTTGGTTAAGATGCCAAAGTGAACATAGTGTCTTTGTTCAGTCTTATTATTTAGACAGAGAAGCAGGTCGTGCACCTGGCGATGCAGTACACAAAATTTATCCTTCTGCATATATTAAAGTCTTCGATTTACGACAATGTCACAAACAAATGAGAGGACAAGCTGCCACTGCTCAAGCTGCAGCGGCAGCACAAGCTGCTGCCGTAGCAGGACATTTAACGCACGGAGCACCAATTACTAAAA GTCTTAGTGCAGCAGCTGGCATAGGCGTAGATGATCTCCGACGACTTTGCATTCTACGTTTAAGTTTCGTAAAAGGTTGGGGCCCTGACTACCCTCGACAAAGTATAAAGGAAACTCCATGCTGGATAGAG GTACATCTACATAGAGCACTTCAGTTACTGGATGAAGTTTTACATACTATGCCAATAGATGGTCCACGGGGAattgattaa
- the Med gene encoding smad/Smad4 homolog Medea isoform X4, whose translation MVGLAGGGGHLYPSPPMQPNPELREMTGIAPSAPTSADACLSIVHSLMCHRQGGESEGFSKRAIESLVKKLKEKRDELDSLITAITTNGAHPSKCVTIQRTLDGRLQVAGRKGFPHVIYARIWRWPDLHKNELKHVKYCQFAFDLKCDSVCVNPYHYERVVSPGIDPFFTDLSGLTLQSGVGVGPGGRLVKDEYSVGGGGSTAAGAVGSPMDVDGEMNQTIQHHPPAQPTTSNNTQPSQQTFIPGLAPSNPTSGEGMFGSNGGGNNGGNPHNKLDDNNCPRQTWIPTPHHPTTRNIHHRSQQQSLTTSSGGNGAQMLSPSQGQSTEAFYGTNTPPQDLNQPPSVDALTASLGEGQSSPVSPVHLHHPNGFPVGTATYNSGAPQWTGANTLTYTQSMQPPDHRHLHPTSYWGGHGGEVGGNIGGLLSTQPAPEYWCSVGYFELDTQVGETFKVSSGCPTVTVDGYVDPSGGNRFCLGALSNVHRTEQSEKARLHIGKGVVLDLRGEGDVWLRCQSEHSVFVQSYYLDREAGRAPGDAVHKIYPSAYIKVFDLRQCHKQMRGQAATAQAAAAAQAAAVAGHLTHGAPITKSLSAAAGIGVDDLRRLCILRLSFVKGWGPDYPRQSIKETPCWIEVHLHRALQLLDEVLHTMPIDGPRGID comes from the exons TGAGAGAAATGACAGGGATTGCTCCTAGTGCTCCGACTAGTGCAGATGCTTGTTTAAGTATAGTACATTCACTAATGTGCCATCGACAAGGTGGTGAAAGTGAAGGATTTAGCAAGCGGGCCATTGAATCTTTGGTTAAGAAGCTTAAA GAAAAGCGAGATGAATTGGATAGCTTAATAACTGCTATCACCACAAATGGAGCACATCCCAGTAAATGTGTCACAATACAGAGAACTCTTGACGGTAGGCTACAAGTTGCCGGTCGTAAGGGTTTCCCACATGTTATTTATGCACGAATCTGGAGATGGCCAGATTTACACAAAAACGAATTAAAACATGTCAAATACTGCCAGTTTGCTTTTGATTTAAAGTGCGATTCTGTATGTGTAAATCCGTATCACTATGAGAGAGTTGTATCTCCAGGCATAG ACCCGTTCTTTACAGACCTGTCTGGACTGACTCTGCAATCAGGAGTAGGCGTAGGACCAGGCGGTAGATTGGTCAAAGATGAATACTCTGTGGGAGGTGGAGGAAGTACGGCAGCTGGTGCAGTAGGGTCTCCAATGGATGTTGATGGAGAAATGAACCAAACTATTCAACATCATCCACCTGCGCAACCTACAACATCTAATAACACTCAACCATCTCAACAAACCTTCATACCAGGCTTAGCACCATCTAATCCAA CTAGTGGTGAGGGTATGTTTGGCAGTAATGGGGGAGGGAATAATGGTGGTAACCCCCATAATAAATTGGACGACAATAATTGCCCCAGGCAAACCTGGATTCCTACACCTCATCATCCTACAACACGTAACATCCATCATC GTAGCCAACAGCAGTCATTGACTACATCTAGTGGAGGTAATGGTGCACAAATGCTGAGTCCTTCACAAGGACAATCCACTGAAGCTTTCTATGGAACTAACACACCTCCTCAAGATCTCAATCAACCACCAAGCGTTGATGCATTAACAGCATCTTTAG GTGAAGGTCAGAGTTCACCTGTATCACCTGTACATCTTCATCATCCAAATGGATTTCCAGTAGGTACAGCTACTTATAATTCAGGAGCACCACAATGGACAGGAGCAAATACTCTAACTTATACACAGAGTATGCAGCCTCCAGATCACAGACATCTTCATCCTACTTCTTATT GGGGAGGTCATGGTGGTGAAGTAGGGGGAAACATTGGTGGTTTACTTTCTACTCAGCCAGCACCTGAATATTGGTGTTCTGTCGGTTATTTCGAATTAGATACTCAAGTAGGCGAAACATTTAAAGTAAGCAGTGGTTGCCCTACAGTTACAGTCGATGGATATGTTGATCCCAGCGGTGGTAATAGATTCTGTTtaggagcattgagtaatgtgcATAGAACAGAGCAAAGCGAAAAAGCACGTCTTCACATAG GAAAAGGAGTTGTCCTAGACTTAAGGGGTGAAGGAGACGTTTGGTTAAGATGCCAAAGTGAACATAGTGTCTTTGTTCAGTCTTATTATTTAGACAGAGAAGCAGGTCGTGCACCTGGCGATGCAGTACACAAAATTTATCCTTCTGCATATATTAAAGTCTTCGATTTACGACAATGTCACAAACAAATGAGAGGACAAGCTGCCACTGCTCAAGCTGCAGCGGCAGCACAAGCTGCTGCCGTAGCAGGACATTTAACGCACGGAGCACCAATTACTAAAA GTCTTAGTGCAGCAGCTGGCATAGGCGTAGATGATCTCCGACGACTTTGCATTCTACGTTTAAGTTTCGTAAAAGGTTGGGGCCCTGACTACCCTCGACAAAGTATAAAGGAAACTCCATGCTGGATAGAG GTACATCTACATAGAGCACTTCAGTTACTGGATGAAGTTTTACATACTATGCCAATAGATGGTCCACGGGGAattgattaa
- the Med gene encoding smad/Smad4 homolog Medea isoform X1 — MVGLAGGGGHLYPSPPMQPNPELREMTGIAPSAPTSADACLSIVHSLMCHRQGGESEGFSKRAIESLVKKLKEKRDELDSLITAITTNGAHPSKCVTIQRTLDGRLQVAGRKGFPHVIYARIWRWPDLHKNELKHVKYCQFAFDLKCDSVCVNPYHYERVVSPGIDPFFTDLSGLTLQSGVGVGPGGRLVKDEYSVGGGGSTAAGAVGSPMDVDGEMNQTIQHHPPAQPTTSNNTQPSQQTFIPGLAPSNPTSGEGMFGSNGGGNNGGNPHNKLDDNNCPRQTWIPTPHHPTTRNIHHPVVHPMSHTVGSQQQSLTTSSGGNGAQMLSPSQGQSTEAFYGTNTPPQDLNQPPSVDALTASLGEGQSSPVSPVHLHHPNGFPVGTATYNSGAPQWTGANTLTYTQSMQPPDHRHLHPTSYWGGHGGEVGGNIGGLLSTQPAPEYWCSVGYFELDTQVGETFKVSSGCPTVTVDGYVDPSGGNRFCLGALSNVHRTEQSEKARLHIGKGVVLDLRGEGDVWLRCQSEHSVFVQSYYLDREAGRAPGDAVHKIYPSAYIKVFDLRQCHKQMRGQAATAQAAAAAQAAAVAGHLTHGAPITKSLSAAAGIGVDDLRRLCILRLSFVKGWGPDYPRQSIKETPCWIEVHLHRALQLLDEVLHTMPIDGPRGID, encoded by the exons TGAGAGAAATGACAGGGATTGCTCCTAGTGCTCCGACTAGTGCAGATGCTTGTTTAAGTATAGTACATTCACTAATGTGCCATCGACAAGGTGGTGAAAGTGAAGGATTTAGCAAGCGGGCCATTGAATCTTTGGTTAAGAAGCTTAAA GAAAAGCGAGATGAATTGGATAGCTTAATAACTGCTATCACCACAAATGGAGCACATCCCAGTAAATGTGTCACAATACAGAGAACTCTTGACGGTAGGCTACAAGTTGCCGGTCGTAAGGGTTTCCCACATGTTATTTATGCACGAATCTGGAGATGGCCAGATTTACACAAAAACGAATTAAAACATGTCAAATACTGCCAGTTTGCTTTTGATTTAAAGTGCGATTCTGTATGTGTAAATCCGTATCACTATGAGAGAGTTGTATCTCCAGGCATAG ACCCGTTCTTTACAGACCTGTCTGGACTGACTCTGCAATCAGGAGTAGGCGTAGGACCAGGCGGTAGATTGGTCAAAGATGAATACTCTGTGGGAGGTGGAGGAAGTACGGCAGCTGGTGCAGTAGGGTCTCCAATGGATGTTGATGGAGAAATGAACCAAACTATTCAACATCATCCACCTGCGCAACCTACAACATCTAATAACACTCAACCATCTCAACAAACCTTCATACCAGGCTTAGCACCATCTAATCCAA CTAGTGGTGAGGGTATGTTTGGCAGTAATGGGGGAGGGAATAATGGTGGTAACCCCCATAATAAATTGGACGACAATAATTGCCCCAGGCAAACCTGGATTCCTACACCTCATCATCCTACAACACGTAACATCCATCATC CAGTAGTACATCCAATGAGTCACACCGTAGGTAGCCAACAGCAGTCATTGACTACATCTAGTGGAGGTAATGGTGCACAAATGCTGAGTCCTTCACAAGGACAATCCACTGAAGCTTTCTATGGAACTAACACACCTCCTCAAGATCTCAATCAACCACCAAGCGTTGATGCATTAACAGCATCTTTAG GTGAAGGTCAGAGTTCACCTGTATCACCTGTACATCTTCATCATCCAAATGGATTTCCAGTAGGTACAGCTACTTATAATTCAGGAGCACCACAATGGACAGGAGCAAATACTCTAACTTATACACAGAGTATGCAGCCTCCAGATCACAGACATCTTCATCCTACTTCTTATT GGGGAGGTCATGGTGGTGAAGTAGGGGGAAACATTGGTGGTTTACTTTCTACTCAGCCAGCACCTGAATATTGGTGTTCTGTCGGTTATTTCGAATTAGATACTCAAGTAGGCGAAACATTTAAAGTAAGCAGTGGTTGCCCTACAGTTACAGTCGATGGATATGTTGATCCCAGCGGTGGTAATAGATTCTGTTtaggagcattgagtaatgtgcATAGAACAGAGCAAAGCGAAAAAGCACGTCTTCACATAG GAAAAGGAGTTGTCCTAGACTTAAGGGGTGAAGGAGACGTTTGGTTAAGATGCCAAAGTGAACATAGTGTCTTTGTTCAGTCTTATTATTTAGACAGAGAAGCAGGTCGTGCACCTGGCGATGCAGTACACAAAATTTATCCTTCTGCATATATTAAAGTCTTCGATTTACGACAATGTCACAAACAAATGAGAGGACAAGCTGCCACTGCTCAAGCTGCAGCGGCAGCACAAGCTGCTGCCGTAGCAGGACATTTAACGCACGGAGCACCAATTACTAAAA GTCTTAGTGCAGCAGCTGGCATAGGCGTAGATGATCTCCGACGACTTTGCATTCTACGTTTAAGTTTCGTAAAAGGTTGGGGCCCTGACTACCCTCGACAAAGTATAAAGGAAACTCCATGCTGGATAGAG GTACATCTACATAGAGCACTTCAGTTACTGGATGAAGTTTTACATACTATGCCAATAGATGGTCCACGGGGAattgattaa